The DNA segment ACCCGGAGAAGGCGAAGCTCGGCGCGCAGAAGCGCGAGATGACGGTGCTCTTCCTCGACATCGCGCACTTCACGACGATCTCGGAGAAGATGGGGCCCGAGGCGCTGATGGCCTTCCTCAACAAGTACCTGTCCAAGCTCAGCGAGGTCATGCTGGACCGCCGCGGCACGATCGACAAGTTCATCGGCGACTGCATCATGGCGTTCTGGAACGCGCCGCTCGAGAACAAGGAGCACGCGAAGGACGCCGTGCTCTCCGCGCTGCACTGCCAGCAGGCGATCAACGAGCTCAACAAGAACCTCGACCCCGGGCTGCCGGAGATACCCGCGATCCGCATCGGCATCAACACGGGCCAGATGAACGTCGGCTTCACCGGCACCGAGCGCAAGCTCGCCTACACGGTGATCGGCGACGAGGTCAACCTCGCCTCCCGCCTCGAGGGCGCGAACAAGTTCTTCGGCTCGAGCATCATCATCAGCGAGCCGACCTTCCAGGGCTCCAAGGCCGCCGTCGAGGCCCGCTACCTGGGCCGCGCGCGCGTCGTCGGCAAGGCGACGCCGGTCCCCGTGTACGAGCCCCTCGCTGAAAAAGGGAAGTTGACGCCTATCTGGGCGAAGGCTCTCCCCGTATGGGACAAGGGCGTGAAGGCCTTCTACGACAAGAAGTACGAGGAATCCCTCGCCGTTTTCATGGAGTTCGCGAAGCTGATGCCCGGGGACGGCCCCGGCGAGCTTTATCTCAACATCTCCCGGGACTACGCGGCCCTGCCGCCCGACGACTGGGACCAGGTCTTCAACCTCACGGCGAAATAGAATGAACATTTTCTGGCGGCTGATGTTCGGCCACCTGCTCTGCGATTTCACGCTCCAGACGAACTTCATCAACCGCTGGAAGCGCACGAGCATGTGGGGCCTCCTCGCGCATTGCGCGATGCATCCCGTCGCGTACCTGATCATCGCCTGGCCCTTCCTCGGCGACTTCTGGATCGAGAACGCCTTCTTCCGCCTGAACGGCTGGACCTGCATCGCGATCATCTTCATCACGCACTTCCTCGAGGACTGGTGGCGCGTGTACACCATCTTCAAGTACGGGATGCCGGACAACACCTTGTTCTTCGCCTGGGACCAGGTCATCCACTACGCGGTGATCTTCTCCGTGGCCCCGCTGGCCGTCACGACGACGCCCGTGGCGGGCTTCTTCCCCGAGAAGTGGCCGGTGCTCGGCTGCCTGTTCGTGCTCGTCACCCACGCCTGCACGGTGCTCATCTACTTCCTCGAGAAGGACCTCCACGGGGCCGATTATCCCGCCGACGACGAGAAGCACCTCGCGATGGCCGAGCGCCTCGTGCTGGCGCTGTGCTTCCTGTTCCCGACGCCGCTCGGCGCCGGGCTGCTCGCGGCGGGCTGGCTCGGGGTGATGTTCTTCCTGCGCCGGCGCCGCCTCTTCGACCTGACCGCCTTCACCTTCTACATGGGCGCGGCCGTCTCCGTGATCTGCGGCGTCGCCGCCCGATTCGTCTACTACTCGTAAGGAGTCCGTCATGAACGACATTCTCGTCCTCTCCGCCTCCCGCACCGCCATCGGCTCCATCAACGGCGTGTTCGCCAATCACGCCGCGCCGCAGCTGGCCGCCAAGGCCGCCGCCGACGCGATCGCCAAGTCGGGCGTGAAGCCCGAGGAGCTCGGCGAGGTCGTGCTCGGCTGCGTGATCCCCGCCGGCATCGGCCAGGCTCCCGCGCGCATGGCCGCGATCGGGGCCGGCATCCCGGTCTCCGTGGGCGCTACGACGGTCAACAAGGTCTGCGGCTCGGGCATGAAGGCCGTGATGCTGGCCTCCCAGGGCATCGCGCTGGGCGAGCACGACTACGCGCTGGCCGGCGGCATGGAGTCCATGTCCAAGGCGCCCTACCTCCTCGACAAGGCCCGCTCCGGCTACAAATACGGCGACGCGAAGCTCCTCGACGCGGTGCTCCGCGACGGCCTGATCAACCCCTACGACGGCGCGCACATGGGCGACTGCGGCGAG comes from the Elusimicrobiota bacterium genome and includes:
- a CDS encoding DUF3307 domain-containing protein, with the translated sequence MNIFWRLMFGHLLCDFTLQTNFINRWKRTSMWGLLAHCAMHPVAYLIIAWPFLGDFWIENAFFRLNGWTCIAIIFITHFLEDWWRVYTIFKYGMPDNTLFFAWDQVIHYAVIFSVAPLAVTTTPVAGFFPEKWPVLGCLFVLVTHACTVLIYFLEKDLHGADYPADDEKHLAMAERLVLALCFLFPTPLGAGLLAAGWLGVMFFLRRRRLFDLTAFTFYMGAAVSVICGVAARFVYYS